The following proteins come from a genomic window of Campylobacter concisus:
- a CDS encoding triose-phosphate isomerase gives MRFLANLKCNHTRASFAKYAEILDANLCANDDVTVFPPFSALDLATHKFKLGVQNFYPCESGAHTGEIGRAMLDEFGVKSVLIGHSERRELGESEELLRAKFDFAVKAGWQIVYCIGENLSVNEAGGTKEFLAEQLKNIDLGYERLLIAYEPVWAIGTGKSASAEQIENVLNFIREQTSAPLLYGGSVNVANIGGIAGIKNCDGVLVGTASWDASKFLDLIRVVS, from the coding sequence GTGAGGTTTTTAGCAAATTTAAAGTGCAATCACACCAGAGCGAGCTTTGCTAAATACGCTGAAATTTTAGACGCAAATTTATGCGCAAACGACGACGTGACGGTTTTTCCTCCGTTTAGCGCGCTTGATCTCGCGACTCATAAATTTAAACTCGGTGTGCAAAATTTCTACCCATGCGAAAGCGGCGCTCACACGGGAGAGATCGGTAGGGCGATGCTGGACGAGTTTGGCGTAAAAAGCGTGCTGATCGGGCACTCCGAAAGGCGCGAGTTAGGCGAGAGCGAGGAGCTTTTGCGCGCTAAATTCGACTTCGCCGTAAAGGCGGGCTGGCAGATCGTCTACTGCATCGGCGAAAATTTGAGCGTGAACGAAGCTGGCGGCACGAAGGAGTTTTTGGCGGAACAGCTAAAAAATATCGACCTTGGCTACGAGCGGCTACTGATCGCCTACGAGCCCGTGTGGGCGATAGGTACGGGCAAGAGCGCTAGTGCGGAGCAAATCGAGAATGTTTTAAATTTCATCCGCGAGCAGACGAGCGCGCCGCTACTTTACGGCGGAAGCGTAAATGTCGCAAATATCGGCGGGATAGCGGGTATTAAAAACTGCGATGGAGTGTTGGTAGGAACAGCCAGCTGGGATGCGTCGAAGTTTTTGGATCTTATACGCGTTGTCTCGTGA
- a CDS encoding TonB-dependent receptor domain-containing protein, whose amino-acid sequence MIRDIPGVYVGGTNGMNQKNYMRGVSDCGLNITIDGAKQNGNTFHHNADLLIDPDLIKAIDIEVGSRSVVNGSGALGGSVAFKTVDARDLLESGEKIGAKIKTGYASNNSEFSQGLMLFTAPVEGLDFIAAINHKGYDYGKSGNKRKIGGDGNDLSYLLKLGYSFLDAHRISISREHNEFKGLYPLRAEFGSWHTNDDYRKYERDTTTLKYEYKPSDLLNLDITAYNTRHQRIDSSKWGVETNGINAKAKSVVESGALTQTFRYGAEFYQSKNFNKPDNHYPERVNNYSIYAEDALNFSSLTVTPGIRYTHHELKSYDGRAGNVKSYTYKFNEFTPALALDYEIIKGLHAFAGYARVFRGPDVMESMMAGGVSRGRALNWKANKDLKATTGNSYETGLKYHGDINEASSYNLSAKYFMTKYKNLIVDNNTANGALKRISAGGADISGVELLAKLNLDALSLATSYTHQNVKYKDRVTKSNGSYYTSNVIGYRDQGDKYTFNAEYAFSRIDTLIGYNLIYFASKNTVSAGDDKNVKIPSYAVSDIYATYAPSSGKFKGLEINAGIYNLFNKTYASQSQRTADYTGDPNYVDWEPGRNFKVNFSYKF is encoded by the coding sequence GTGATAAGAGACATTCCTGGCGTTTATGTGGGTGGCACAAACGGCATGAACCAAAAAAATTATATGCGTGGTGTGAGCGATTGCGGCCTAAATATCACGATAGATGGCGCAAAACAAAATGGAAACACCTTTCACCACAACGCCGACTTGTTGATCGATCCTGATCTCATAAAGGCAATAGACATCGAGGTTGGCTCAAGATCAGTCGTAAATGGCTCTGGAGCGCTTGGCGGTTCGGTCGCTTTTAAAACAGTCGATGCAAGGGATTTGCTAGAAAGCGGTGAAAAGATCGGCGCAAAGATAAAGACCGGATACGCCTCAAATAACAGCGAATTTTCTCAAGGTCTTATGCTCTTTACTGCCCCAGTTGAAGGGCTCGATTTTATAGCAGCTATTAATCACAAAGGCTACGACTACGGCAAAAGTGGCAACAAAAGAAAGATAGGCGGCGACGGCAACGACCTTAGCTATCTTCTAAAGCTTGGTTATAGCTTCCTTGATGCGCATAGAATTTCTATCTCAAGAGAGCATAATGAATTTAAGGGTCTTTATCCTTTAAGAGCAGAATTTGGCAGCTGGCATACAAATGACGACTACCGAAAATACGAGCGTGATACAACAACACTAAAATACGAGTATAAGCCAAGCGATCTTTTAAATTTAGACATAACAGCTTACAACACAAGGCACCAAAGGATTGATAGCTCAAAATGGGGAGTAGAGACAAATGGCATAAATGCAAAGGCTAAAAGTGTAGTCGAGAGCGGCGCTTTGACGCAGACTTTTAGATATGGCGCTGAGTTTTATCAAAGTAAAAATTTCAACAAACCAGACAATCACTACCCAGAAAGGGTAAATAACTACTCTATCTACGCAGAAGATGCACTAAATTTTAGCTCGCTAACTGTTACTCCAGGCATCAGATATACGCACCATGAGCTAAAAAGCTATGACGGAAGAGCAGGAAATGTAAAGAGCTACACCTATAAATTTAACGAATTTACGCCAGCGCTTGCGCTTGATTATGAGATCATTAAAGGATTACACGCATTTGCAGGCTACGCAAGAGTCTTTAGAGGGCCTGATGTCATGGAGTCGATGATGGCAGGCGGAGTTAGCAGGGGTAGGGCACTAAACTGGAAGGCAAATAAAGATCTAAAAGCGACCACAGGTAACAGCTACGAAACTGGCCTTAAATACCACGGCGATATAAACGAAGCTAGCTCGTATAACCTCTCTGCAAAATACTTCATGACAAAATATAAAAATTTAATAGTTGATAACAACACAGCAAATGGAGCTTTAAAGAGGATAAGCGCTGGTGGTGCTGACATAAGCGGCGTCGAGCTACTTGCAAAGCTAAATTTAGACGCACTTAGCCTAGCTACTAGCTACACTCATCAAAATGTAAAATATAAAGATAGAGTCACAAAATCAAATGGTAGCTATTATACCTCAAACGTCATTGGCTACCGCGATCAGGGCGATAAATATACATTTAATGCAGAGTATGCATTTTCAAGGATCGATACATTAATAGGCTATAATCTAATCTACTTTGCCTCAAAAAATACCGTCTCAGCCGGCGATGATAAAAATGTCAAGATACCAAGCTATGCAGTTAGCGATATCTATGCTACCTATGCACCAAGCAGTGGTAAATTTAAAGGGCTAGAGATAAATGCTGGAATTTATAACCTCTTTAATAAAACTTATGCTTCACAGTCCCAAAGAACGGCTGATTATACAGGCGATCCAAACTATGTAGACTGGGAGCCAGGTAGAAATTTCAAGGTAAACTTCTCTTATAAATTTTAG
- a CDS encoding DUF2625 family protein, whose protein sequence is MIKGWLKEDKNDYEILPRDEGRAQSELLVLQVTTRSPMGALVYGCGGIVMDEGWLCLLGSGCEQMKCKIYSFNLAKTLARQGRCLAICSWQTMFCIKLFVINGGAFGGKAGNVFYCVPDKQQMGRYLA, encoded by the coding sequence CTGATAAAAGGGTGGCTAAAAGAGGATAAAAACGATTATGAAATTTTGCCTCGCGATGAGGGTAGGGCGCAAAGCGAGCTTTTAGTGCTTCAGGTCACCACTCGCTCGCCGATGGGAGCGCTTGTTTATGGGTGTGGTGGCATCGTGATGGATGAAGGTTGGCTGTGTTTGCTTGGCTCAGGATGCGAGCAGATGAAGTGCAAAATTTACAGCTTTAACCTTGCAAAAACTTTAGCGAGGCAGGGTAGATGCCTAGCAATTTGTTCGTGGCAAACGATGTTTTGTATAAAATTGTTCGTGATAAACGGCGGTGCCTTTGGTGGCAAAGCTGGCAATGTCTTTTACTGCGTGCCAGATAAGCAGCAAATGGGAAGATACTTAGCTTAG
- the fabI gene encoding enoyl-ACP reductase FabI: MILKGKKGLIVGVANAKSIAYGIAEACHAQGAQMAFTYLNDALKKRVEPIAEEFGSKFVYELDVNNPAHLDGLADRIKKDLGEIDFVVHAVAYAPKEALEGEFVNTTKEAFDIAMGTSVYSLLSLTRAVLPVLKEGGSVLTLTYLGGPKFVPHYNVMGVAKAALESSVRYLAHDLGAKNIRVNAISAGPIKTLAASGIGDFRMILRYNEVNSPLKRNVTTEDVGNSAMYLLSDLASGVTGEVHYVDCGYNIMGMGDVATDAEGNTILAWDAK; this comes from the coding sequence ATGATATTAAAGGGTAAAAAAGGTCTAATTGTCGGCGTTGCTAACGCTAAATCAATAGCTTACGGCATCGCCGAAGCTTGTCACGCGCAAGGTGCGCAAATGGCGTTTACATATCTAAATGACGCTCTTAAAAAGCGCGTAGAGCCGATCGCGGAGGAGTTTGGGAGCAAATTCGTCTATGAGCTTGACGTAAACAACCCAGCTCACCTTGACGGTCTCGCGGATCGCATCAAAAAAGATCTTGGCGAGATAGATTTTGTCGTGCACGCAGTGGCCTATGCGCCCAAAGAAGCATTAGAAGGCGAGTTTGTAAACACAACAAAAGAGGCATTCGACATAGCGATGGGCACTAGTGTTTACTCGCTATTAAGCCTTACGCGTGCGGTTTTGCCAGTGCTAAAAGAGGGCGGCTCGGTGCTAACTCTTACGTATCTAGGCGGACCGAAATTCGTGCCACACTACAACGTTATGGGCGTCGCAAAAGCAGCGCTTGAAAGCTCGGTTCGCTACCTAGCGCACGACCTTGGCGCTAAAAATATCCGCGTAAATGCGATCAGTGCAGGTCCTATCAAAACGCTTGCTGCAAGCGGAATAGGCGACTTTAGGATGATCTTGCGCTACAACGAAGTAAACAGCCCACTAAAACGCAACGTCACGACTGAAGATGTCGGCAACAGCGCTATGTACCTGCTTAGCGACCTAGCTAGCGGCGTGACAGGTGAAGTTCACTACGTAGACTGCGGCTACAACATCATGGGCATGGGCGACGTGGCTACCGACGCCGAGGGCAACACTATCCTAGCTTGGGACGCAAAATAA
- the gap gene encoding type I glyceraldehyde-3-phosphate dehydrogenase: MSVKVAINGFGRIGRCAARIILERDDVELVAINDTATRDMTRYLLKYDSVHGEFKQDVKVISDDFIEVNGKKIRVFSTRDLNELSYADYGVDVVLECTGKFLTTEKCEPYLARGIKKVVMSAPAKDDTATFVVGVNDDKYAGEAIVSNASCTTNGLAPVAKVLNDKFGIVKGLMTTIHAYTNGQSLVDVKAKDFRRSRAAALNIGPTTTGAAKAIAKVLPELSGKLHGQAVRVPVANVSMVDLTAVLKRPASKEEINEAFRAAAESNLKGILFVDDDYRVSSDFCTSAYSSIVASDTTQVIADDMVKVFAWYDNEWGYSTRLVDLAKIVATK, encoded by the coding sequence ATGTCAGTTAAAGTAGCAATAAACGGCTTTGGGCGTATCGGTAGGTGTGCTGCTCGTATTATTTTAGAGCGAGACGACGTCGAGCTTGTCGCTATCAACGACACGGCGACGCGCGACATGACGCGCTATCTGCTCAAATACGACAGCGTGCACGGCGAATTTAAGCAAGACGTTAAGGTGATAAGCGACGATTTTATAGAAGTAAACGGCAAAAAGATAAGAGTTTTTTCAACAAGAGATCTAAACGAGCTTAGCTACGCAGACTACGGCGTAGACGTGGTTTTGGAGTGCACAGGCAAGTTTTTGACCACTGAAAAATGCGAACCGTATCTAGCTCGCGGTATCAAAAAAGTCGTCATGAGTGCTCCGGCAAAAGATGACACGGCGACCTTTGTAGTCGGTGTAAACGACGATAAATACGCAGGCGAAGCGATCGTCTCAAACGCAAGCTGCACCACAAACGGCCTAGCTCCAGTGGCAAAGGTGCTAAATGATAAATTTGGCATCGTAAAAGGGCTCATGACTACGATACACGCTTACACGAACGGCCAAAGCTTGGTTGATGTGAAGGCCAAAGACTTCCGTCGTTCGCGCGCTGCAGCCCTAAATATCGGGCCTACGACCACTGGAGCCGCAAAAGCTATCGCTAAAGTGCTTCCGGAGCTAAGCGGCAAGTTGCACGGTCAGGCAGTGCGCGTACCGGTCGCTAACGTCTCGATGGTTGATCTAACGGCGGTTTTAAAAAGACCGGCTAGCAAAGAGGAGATAAACGAGGCGTTTAGAGCGGCTGCGGAGTCAAATTTAAAGGGAATTTTATTTGTCGATGACGATTATAGAGTTAGCAGCGACTTTTGCACGAGCGCATACAGCAGCATCGTAGCCAGCGACACTACGCAGGTCATCGCCGATGATATGGTAAAGGTCTTTGCGTGGTACGACAACGAGTGGGGCTACTCGACAAGGCTCGTCGATCTAGCTAAGATCGTGGCTACGAAGTAA
- a CDS encoding phosphoglycerate kinase, which produces MSEILSINDLELSGAKVFVRCDFNVPMDEFLNITDDRRIRSAIPTIRYCLDNGCSVVLASHLGRPKNGFEEKFSLRGVAKRLSRLLDRDVIFAEDVIGADAKAKAAALKPGEILLLENLRFEKGETKNDEALAAELAKYGEFYINDAFGVCHRAHSSVEAITKFYDEKHKAAGFLLQKEINFAQNLIKHPARPFVAVVGGSKVSGKLQALHNLLPRVDKLIIGGGMAFTFLKSLGENIGNSLLEEDLIEDARQILQKGKELGVKIYLPVDVVAAQTFSAESAVKFVPAQEIPSGWMGLDIGPASIRLFKEVIADAQTIWWNGPMGVFEMDKFSKGSIKMSHAIIDTHATTVVGGGDTADVVERAGDADEMTFISTGGGASLELIEGKELPGIKPLRKVAE; this is translated from the coding sequence ATGAGTGAAATTTTATCGATCAACGATCTTGAGCTTAGCGGCGCGAAGGTATTTGTCAGGTGCGATTTTAACGTGCCTATGGACGAGTTTTTAAACATCACCGATGACCGCCGTATCCGCTCAGCGATCCCTACTATCCGCTACTGCCTAGATAACGGCTGCAGCGTGGTTTTGGCTAGCCACCTAGGGCGTCCGAAAAACGGCTTTGAGGAAAAATTTTCGCTGCGAGGCGTCGCAAAGAGGCTTTCGAGGCTACTTGATAGAGACGTGATTTTTGCCGAGGACGTCATCGGCGCGGACGCCAAAGCTAAAGCCGCCGCGCTAAAACCTGGCGAAATTTTGCTTCTTGAAAATTTACGCTTCGAAAAGGGCGAGACCAAAAACGACGAGGCGTTAGCCGCTGAGCTAGCTAAATACGGCGAATTTTACATCAATGACGCGTTTGGCGTCTGCCACAGAGCTCACAGCTCGGTCGAGGCGATCACTAAATTTTACGACGAGAAGCACAAAGCGGCGGGATTTTTACTGCAAAAAGAGATAAATTTCGCTCAAAATCTCATCAAACACCCTGCGCGTCCGTTTGTGGCGGTCGTGGGCGGTAGTAAGGTTAGCGGCAAGCTGCAAGCCCTGCACAACCTGCTTCCGCGTGTGGATAAGCTGATAATCGGCGGCGGTATGGCGTTTACGTTTCTAAAATCTCTGGGCGAAAATATCGGAAATTCGTTGCTCGAAGAAGACCTCATCGAAGACGCAAGACAAATTTTACAAAAAGGCAAAGAGCTTGGCGTTAAAATTTACCTGCCGGTTGACGTCGTCGCGGCTCAGACGTTTTCAGCCGAAAGCGCCGTGAAGTTTGTCCCCGCACAAGAGATACCTAGCGGCTGGATGGGGCTTGATATCGGACCGGCGTCGATTAGGCTCTTTAAAGAGGTCATAGCCGACGCGCAAACCATCTGGTGGAACGGGCCGATGGGCGTTTTTGAGATGGATAAATTTAGCAAAGGCAGCATCAAAATGAGCCATGCCATCATAGACACTCACGCGACTACGGTCGTTGGCGGCGGCGATACAGCCGACGTCGTCGAGCGCGCGGGAGATGCTGACGAGATGACCTTTATCTCCACGGGCGGAGGTGCTAGCCTGGAGCTCATCGAGGGCAAGGAACTACCCGGCATAAAACCGCTTAGAAAGGTTGCGGAGTGA